Proteins found in one Balaenoptera acutorostrata chromosome 17, mBalAcu1.1, whole genome shotgun sequence genomic segment:
- the LOC103004619 gene encoding myelin P2 protein yields MSNKFLGTWKLVSSENFDDYMKALGVGLATRKLGNLAKPRVIISKKGDIITVRTESTFKDTEISFKLGQEFEETTADNRKTKSVVTLARGSLNQVQKWEGKETTIKRKLVDGKMVVECKMKDVVCTRIYEKV; encoded by the exons ATGAGCAACAAATTCTTAGGCACCTGGAAACTTGTCTCCAGTGAGAACTTTGATGATTACATGAAAGCTCTGG GTGTGGGATTAGCCACCAGAAAACTGGGAAATTTGGCCAAACCAAGAGtgatcatcagcaaaaaaggGGATATTATAACTGTAAGAACTGAAAGTACCTTTAAAGATACAGAGATCTCCTTCAAGCTAGGCCAGGAATTTGAAGAAACCACAGCTGACAATAGAAAAACAAAG AGCGTTGTAACTTTGGCAAGAGGCTCGTTGAATCAAGTACAGAAATGGGAAGGCAAAGAGACAACAATAAAGAGAAAGTTGGTGGATGGAAAAATGGTAGTG gaatgtaaGATGAAGGACGTGGTCTGCACCAGAATTTATGAGAAGGTCTGA